From Erwinia sp. HDF1-3R, one genomic window encodes:
- the nuoN gene encoding NADH-quinone oxidoreductase subunit NuoN: protein MTITPQQLIALLPLLIVGLTVVVVMLSIAWRRNHFANATLAVVGLNVALFSLFFVGHVGAMDVTPLLRVDGYSMLYSGLVILASLATCTFAYPWLATYPDNREEFYLLVLIAAAGGIVLASANHLASLFIGIELISLPLFGLVGYAFQQKRSLEASIKYTIMSAVASSFLLFGMALIYADSGNLSFVALGKSLNDGLLHQPLLLAGLGMMIVGLGFKLSLVPFHLWTPDVYQGAPAPVSAFLATASKIAIFGVVMRLFLDAPVADSEAVRLVLALIAVASILFGNLMAISQTNIKRLLGYSSIAHLGYLLVALIAIQTHQLSLEAVGVYLAGYLFSSLGAFGVVSLMSSPYRGPDADSLYSYRGLFWHRPILSAVMTVMMLSLAGIPMTLGFIGKFYIIAVGVGAHLWWLTGAVVVGSAIGLYYYLRVTVSLYLNPPELLQRDTPANWAFTAGGVVVLISAILVLLLGVYPQPLISLVQMAQPLM, encoded by the coding sequence ATGACAATAACTCCTCAACAATTGATCGCGCTACTGCCGTTGCTGATCGTCGGATTGACGGTGGTCGTGGTAATGCTCTCCATTGCGTGGCGGCGCAACCACTTCGCCAATGCCACGCTGGCGGTGGTAGGTCTTAACGTTGCCCTGTTCTCGCTCTTTTTTGTGGGGCACGTCGGCGCGATGGACGTCACGCCGCTGCTGCGCGTGGATGGCTATTCGATGCTCTATAGCGGACTGGTGATCCTTGCCAGCCTGGCGACCTGCACCTTTGCCTACCCGTGGCTGGCGACCTATCCCGATAACCGCGAAGAGTTCTACCTGCTGGTGCTGATCGCAGCGGCAGGCGGTATCGTTCTGGCCAGCGCGAACCATCTTGCGTCGCTGTTTATCGGCATTGAGCTGATCTCCCTGCCGCTGTTTGGTCTGGTGGGCTACGCCTTCCAGCAAAAGCGTTCGCTGGAAGCCAGCATCAAATACACCATTATGTCCGCGGTGGCCTCCTCCTTCCTGCTGTTTGGGATGGCGCTTATCTATGCCGATTCCGGCAATCTGAGCTTTGTGGCGCTGGGCAAAAGCCTGAACGACGGTCTGCTGCATCAGCCACTGCTGCTGGCAGGGCTGGGCATGATGATCGTCGGTCTGGGCTTCAAGCTGTCACTGGTGCCTTTCCACCTGTGGACGCCAGATGTTTATCAGGGCGCACCCGCACCGGTATCGGCTTTCCTGGCAACCGCCAGCAAGATTGCCATTTTCGGCGTGGTGATGCGTTTATTCCTTGATGCGCCGGTAGCGGACAGCGAAGCGGTACGGTTGGTGCTGGCGCTCATCGCCGTTGCCTCGATCCTCTTCGGTAACCTGATGGCCATTTCGCAGACCAATATTAAGCGTCTGCTTGGTTATTCCTCTATCGCGCATCTGGGCTATCTGCTGGTGGCGCTGATCGCTATTCAGACTCACCAGCTGTCGCTGGAAGCGGTCGGGGTCTACCTGGCAGGTTACCTGTTCAGCAGCCTGGGTGCGTTCGGCGTAGTCAGCCTGATGTCCAGCCCTTACCGTGGGCCGGATGCGGATTCCCTCTACTCCTATCGTGGCCTGTTCTGGCATCGTCCGATTCTGTCGGCGGTGATGACGGTGATGATGCTGTCGCTGGCCGGGATCCCAATGACGCTGGGCTTTATCGGTAAGTTTTATATTATCGCGGTGGGCGTGGGGGCACATCTGTGGTGGCTGACCGGCGCAGTGGTAGTCGGGAGCGCTATCGGCCTCTACTACTATTTGCGCGTGACCGTCAGTCTCTACCTGAACCCGCCGGAGCTGTTGCAGCGTGATACGCCGGCAAACTGGGCGTTTACCGCAGGCGGCGTCGTGGTGCTGATTTCTGCCATCCTCGTACTGCTGCTGGGTGTCTATCCTCAGCCGCTGATTTCACTGGTGCAGATGGCGCAGCCCTTAATGTAA
- the nuoL gene encoding NADH-quinone oxidoreductase subunit L: MNLLYLTVLFPLIGFLLLAFSRGRWSENLSATVGMGSVGLAALVTIYVGIDFFSHGQAVFNQALWTWMQVGNFTINVNLTLDGLSLTMLSVVTGVGFLIHMFASWYMRGEEGYSRFFAYTNLFIASMVVLVLADNLMLMYLGWEGVGLCSYLLIGFYYTDPKNGAAAMKAFIITRVGDVFLAFALFIFYNELGTLNFREMVELAPAHFAADNHMLQWATLMLLGGAVGKSAQLPLQTWLADAMAGPTPVSALIHAATMVTAGVYLIARTHGLFLLTPEVLHLVGIIGAVTLVLAGFAALVQTDIKRVLAYSTMSQIGYMFLALGVQAWDAAIFHLMTHAFFKALLFLSSGSVILACHHEQNIFKMGGLRKSIPLVYVCFLVGGAALSALPLITAGFFSKDEILAGALANGHINLMVAGLVGAFMTSLYTFRMIFITFHGKEKIHAHAGKGITHHLPLIVLLLLSTFIGAMIVPPLRGVLPETTGLAHDRVLQLEITSGVVAIVGILLAAALWLGNRTLVTRIANSAPGRFFSTWWFAAWGFDWLYDKVFVKPYLFVARLLSRDPLNTLMNLPALFSRVANKGLVVSENGYLRWYVASMSIGAVVVLALLMVV, translated from the coding sequence ATGAATCTTCTCTATTTAACTGTTCTCTTTCCGCTTATCGGCTTTTTGCTGCTGGCCTTCTCCCGGGGCCGCTGGTCGGAAAACCTGTCGGCGACGGTAGGTATGGGGTCCGTCGGTCTGGCGGCGCTGGTGACGATTTATGTCGGAATCGATTTTTTCAGTCACGGACAGGCGGTCTTTAACCAGGCGCTGTGGACCTGGATGCAGGTGGGCAACTTCACCATTAACGTTAACCTGACGCTGGACGGCCTGTCGCTGACCATGCTGTCGGTGGTAACCGGCGTGGGTTTTTTGATCCATATGTTTGCCTCCTGGTATATGCGGGGAGAAGAGGGCTATTCGCGCTTTTTTGCCTATACCAACCTGTTTATCGCCAGCATGGTGGTTCTGGTTCTGGCCGACAACCTGATGCTGATGTATCTCGGTTGGGAAGGCGTGGGCCTCTGCTCCTATCTGCTGATTGGCTTCTACTATACCGATCCGAAAAACGGCGCGGCGGCGATGAAGGCCTTTATCATTACCCGCGTCGGTGACGTGTTCCTGGCTTTCGCGCTGTTTATTTTCTACAACGAGCTGGGCACCCTGAACTTCCGGGAAATGGTCGAGCTGGCACCGGCGCACTTTGCCGCAGATAATCATATGCTGCAGTGGGCCACGCTTATGCTGCTCGGCGGCGCGGTCGGTAAATCGGCTCAGCTGCCGCTGCAAACGTGGCTGGCGGATGCGATGGCGGGTCCAACCCCGGTTTCCGCGCTGATCCATGCGGCGACCATGGTAACCGCCGGGGTTTATCTGATTGCACGAACGCACGGCCTGTTCCTGCTGACGCCGGAAGTCCTGCATCTGGTAGGGATTATCGGTGCGGTGACCCTGGTGCTGGCGGGCTTTGCCGCGCTGGTGCAGACGGATATTAAGCGGGTGCTGGCCTACTCAACCATGAGTCAGATTGGCTATATGTTCCTGGCGCTTGGCGTACAGGCCTGGGACGCCGCCATCTTCCATCTGATGACCCATGCGTTCTTTAAAGCCCTGCTGTTCCTCTCTTCGGGTTCGGTGATTCTGGCCTGCCACCACGAGCAGAATATTTTCAAAATGGGTGGCCTGCGTAAAAGCATCCCGCTGGTTTACGTCTGCTTCCTCGTGGGGGGCGCGGCGCTGTCGGCGCTGCCGCTGATCACCGCGGGCTTCTTCAGTAAGGATGAAATCCTGGCCGGTGCGCTGGCTAACGGGCATATCAACCTGATGGTGGCCGGTCTGGTCGGGGCATTTATGACCTCGCTCTATACCTTCCGGATGATCTTTATCACCTTCCACGGGAAAGAGAAAATTCACGCGCATGCGGGCAAAGGCATTACGCACCATCTGCCGCTGATCGTACTGCTGCTCCTTTCGACCTTTATTGGCGCGATGATTGTGCCTCCGCTCAGGGGCGTACTGCCAGAAACCACCGGGCTGGCGCATGACCGTGTGCTTCAGCTTGAGATCACCTCTGGCGTGGTGGCGATTGTCGGCATCCTGCTGGCTGCGGCGCTGTGGCTGGGCAACCGGACGCTGGTCACCCGTATTGCCAACAGCGCGCCGGGCCGCTTCTTCAGCACATGGTGGTTTGCCGCCTGGGGCTTCGACTGGCTGTATGACAAAGTTTTCGTCAAACCTTACCTGTTTGTCGCCAGACTTTTGTCACGCGATCCGCTGAATACGCTGATGAACCTGCCTGCTCTGTTCTCCCGCGTGGCGAACAAGGGGCTGGTGGTCAGTGAAAACGGCTATCTGCGCTGGTATGTCGCTTCCATGAGCATCGGTGCCGTCGTGGTGCTGGCGCTGCTGATGGTGGTTTAA
- the nuoK gene encoding NADH-quinone oxidoreductase subunit NuoK — protein sequence MIPLQHGLILAAILFVLGLTGVVIRRNLLFMLISLEIMINAAALAFVVAGAYWGQADGQVMYILAISLAAAEASIGLALLLQLHRRSQNLNIDKVSEMRG from the coding sequence ATGATCCCTTTGCAACATGGTCTGATTCTGGCCGCTATTTTATTTGTCCTTGGGCTGACCGGCGTGGTCATTCGCCGCAACCTGCTGTTTATGTTAATCAGTCTCGAAATCATGATTAACGCTGCCGCGCTGGCATTTGTGGTGGCAGGGGCATATTGGGGGCAGGCGGACGGTCAGGTGATGTATATCCTGGCCATCAGCCTGGCCGCGGCCGAGGCAAGTATCGGTCTGGCACTGCTGCTTCAGCTTCATCGCCGCAGTCAGAACCTCAACATTGATAAAGTGAGCGAGATGCGCGGATGA
- the nuoI gene encoding NADH-quinone oxidoreductase subunit NuoI — protein MTLKDIVVGFGTTVRSIFLIGMNAFAKRETMMYPEEPVYLPPRYRGRIVLTRDPDGQERCVACNLCAVACPVGCISLQKAEMQDGRWYPEFFRINFSRCIFCGLCEEACPTTAIQLTPDFEMGEFKRQDLVYEKEDLLISGPGKYPEYNFYRMAGMAIDGKDKGQAENEAKPVDVKGLLP, from the coding sequence AGTATATTTCTGATTGGTATGAACGCGTTCGCGAAGCGTGAAACCATGATGTATCCGGAAGAGCCGGTTTATCTGCCGCCGCGCTATCGTGGACGCATCGTGCTGACGCGCGATCCCGACGGTCAGGAGCGCTGCGTGGCCTGTAACCTGTGCGCGGTTGCCTGTCCGGTAGGCTGTATTTCGCTGCAAAAAGCTGAAATGCAGGATGGCCGCTGGTATCCCGAGTTTTTCCGCATCAACTTCTCACGCTGCATTTTTTGCGGCCTGTGTGAAGAGGCCTGCCCGACCACGGCGATTCAGCTTACCCCGGACTTTGAAATGGGTGAGTTCAAGCGTCAGGATCTGGTTTATGAAAAAGAGGATCTGCTGATTTCCGGCCCGGGCAAATACCCGGAATATAATTTTTACCGGATGGCGGGTATGGCAATCGACGGGAAAGACAAAGGTCAGGCTGAAAATGAAGCCAAACCTGTCGACGTCAAGGGCTTGTTACCTTAA
- a CDS encoding GNAT family N-acetyltransferase: protein MKPEWHDLHHSELSTAQLYQLLALRSAVFVVEQNCPYQDVDGIDLLGENRHLLGMLDNKLVACARLLAPQTASEPVKIGRVIVASEARGLSLGNRLMEQAVDCCEQHWPQHKIFLSAQAHLQRFYAGFGFTPVSDAYLEDNIPHIDMERSAGA from the coding sequence ATGAAACCAGAGTGGCACGATCTGCATCACAGTGAACTGAGCACGGCGCAGCTCTACCAGCTGTTAGCCCTGCGCAGCGCGGTGTTTGTGGTTGAGCAAAACTGCCCCTATCAGGATGTGGACGGCATCGATCTGCTGGGTGAAAATCGCCATCTGCTGGGCATGCTGGATAACAAACTGGTCGCCTGTGCCCGCCTGCTGGCCCCGCAAACGGCCAGTGAACCGGTGAAAATTGGCCGGGTTATTGTTGCCAGTGAAGCGCGCGGATTGAGCCTGGGTAACCGGCTGATGGAGCAGGCCGTCGATTGCTGCGAACAGCACTGGCCACAGCACAAAATCTTTCTCTCTGCGCAGGCCCATCTGCAACGCTTCTATGCCGGTTTCGGGTTTACGCCGGTGAGCGACGCTTATCTGGAAGACAATATTCCGCATATTGATATGGAAAGATCAGCGGGGGCGTGA
- the nuoJ gene encoding NADH-quinone oxidoreductase subunit J: MEFAFYLCGLVAVLTTLRVITHSNPVHALLYLIISLLAIAGVFFSLGAYFAGALEIIVYAGAIMVLFVFVVMMLNLGDSVQAQERQWLQPGAWIGPGLLSLVLLAVMIYAILSVQDRGIAGSMIDAKAVGISLFGPYVLAVELASMLLLAGLVVAYHIGREKRVGEVLSNRPEDAENARKEEHA; this comes from the coding sequence ATGGAATTTGCGTTTTATCTTTGCGGACTGGTGGCGGTACTCACCACGCTACGTGTTATTACCCATAGCAACCCGGTGCACGCGCTGCTGTATCTGATCATCTCACTGCTGGCGATTGCCGGCGTATTCTTCTCGCTGGGTGCCTATTTTGCCGGCGCGCTGGAAATTATCGTCTACGCGGGCGCCATCATGGTGCTGTTTGTCTTCGTGGTGATGATGCTCAACCTGGGCGACAGCGTACAGGCGCAGGAGCGCCAGTGGCTACAGCCTGGCGCCTGGATAGGCCCCGGTCTGCTGTCGCTGGTACTGCTGGCGGTGATGATTTACGCCATCCTCTCCGTCCAGGATCGCGGTATTGCGGGGTCGATGATCGACGCGAAAGCGGTGGGTATCAGCCTGTTTGGCCCTTATGTTCTGGCGGTTGAACTTGCCTCAATGCTGTTGCTGGCGGGTCTGGTGGTGGCGTATCACATTGGCCGCGAAAAACGCGTGGGTGAGGTGTTAAGCAATCGCCCGGAAGACGCTGAAAATGCCAGGAAGGAGGAACACGCATGA
- a CDS encoding glucan biosynthesis protein, with translation MNRRMFMKASMAFATVSGMSGLSTLFAQAAWADTDIADGTAKRFDFDVLKKMAASLAKQPWSGAPAPLPETLATLTPQAYNEIQYDANHSLWNATPDRELDVQFFHVGMGFKRRLRMFSVDAASREAREIHFRPELFNYNNAKVDTHQLEGKTDLGFAGFRAFKKPELASKDIVSFLGASYFRAVDETYQYGLSARGVAIDTFSSKEEFPDFTAFWFETPAAGDTTFTVYTLLDGASCTGAFKFVIHCEDKRVVMEVENHLYARKDIDQLGIAPMTTMFSCGNNERRMCDTIHPQIHDSDRLAMWTGTGEWICRPLNNPQRLTYNAYQDENPRGFGMLQLDHDFQDYQDVIGWYNKRPSLWVEPVGKWGKGAINLMEIPTTGETLDNIVCFWRPADAIKAGSEHSFSYKLYWSGLPPVRSGLSRVNATRTGMGGFPEGWAPGEHYPDVWARRFAVDFVGGDLKAAAPKGIEPVINVTSGTIKQVEILYVEPIDGYRILFDWYPNSDSTEPVNLRLFLRTKDETLSETWLYQYFPPPPDKRRYVDDRQMTAG, from the coding sequence ATGAATCGAAGAATGTTTATGAAAGCGTCAATGGCTTTCGCTACGGTAAGCGGGATGTCCGGTTTATCAACGTTATTTGCTCAGGCCGCCTGGGCAGACACCGATATTGCCGACGGCACGGCGAAACGATTTGATTTCGACGTGCTGAAAAAGATGGCCGCCAGTTTGGCCAAACAGCCCTGGAGCGGCGCGCCAGCGCCTCTGCCGGAAACGCTGGCCACGCTGACGCCGCAGGCCTATAACGAAATCCAGTATGACGCCAACCACTCGCTGTGGAATGCCACGCCTGACCGTGAGCTGGACGTACAGTTCTTCCACGTGGGGATGGGATTTAAGCGCCGCCTGCGCATGTTCTCCGTTGATGCCGCCAGCCGTGAAGCGCGTGAAATCCACTTCCGGCCTGAGCTGTTTAACTACAACAACGCGAAGGTTGATACCCATCAGCTTGAGGGTAAAACCGATCTGGGCTTTGCCGGCTTCCGCGCCTTCAAAAAACCCGAACTGGCCAGTAAAGATATTGTTTCCTTCCTCGGCGCCAGCTACTTTCGCGCCGTTGACGAGACTTACCAGTACGGCCTGTCCGCGCGCGGCGTGGCCATTGACACCTTTAGCAGTAAAGAAGAGTTTCCGGACTTCACCGCGTTCTGGTTTGAAACGCCGGCCGCGGGCGACACCACCTTTACCGTCTATACCCTTCTTGATGGGGCAAGCTGTACCGGTGCCTTCAAGTTTGTTATCCACTGCGAAGATAAGCGGGTGGTGATGGAGGTGGAAAACCACCTTTATGCCCGTAAGGATATTGACCAGCTCGGTATTGCGCCGATGACAACCATGTTCAGCTGCGGCAATAATGAGCGTCGCATGTGCGATACCATTCACCCACAAATCCATGACTCCGATCGTCTGGCGATGTGGACCGGCACCGGCGAGTGGATCTGCCGCCCGCTGAACAATCCGCAGCGCCTGACCTATAACGCCTACCAGGATGAAAATCCGCGCGGCTTCGGCATGTTGCAGCTGGATCATGATTTTCAGGACTATCAGGATGTGATCGGCTGGTACAACAAGCGCCCCAGCCTGTGGGTGGAGCCGGTTGGCAAGTGGGGCAAGGGGGCCATCAATCTGATGGAGATCCCTACCACGGGTGAAACGCTGGATAATATCGTCTGCTTCTGGCGTCCTGCCGATGCCATTAAGGCAGGCAGCGAGCATAGCTTTAGCTACAAACTTTACTGGAGCGGCCTGCCGCCGGTCCGCAGCGGCCTGTCGCGCGTAAACGCCACGCGCACCGGCATGGGCGGTTTCCCGGAAGGTTGGGCTCCGGGCGAGCATTATCCTGACGTCTGGGCGCGTCGTTTCGCGGTGGACTTTGTTGGTGGCGATCTCAAAGCCGCTGCGCCAAAGGGGATTGAACCGGTAATAAACGTGACGTCAGGCACCATCAAACAGGTGGAAATCCTCTACGTTGAGCCGATTGATGGCTACCGTATCCTGTTTGACTGGTACCCCAACAGCGACTCCACCGAGCCGGTAAACCTGCGCCTGTTCTTACGCACTAAGGATGAGACGCTGAGTGAAACCTGGCTTTATCAGTACTTCCCGCCGCCGCCCGATAAGCGCCGGTACGTGGATGACCGCCAGATGACCGCTGGCTGA
- the nuoM gene encoding NADH-quinone oxidoreductase subunit M has product MLLPWLILIPFIGGLLCWQLERISSKLPRWIALISMGLTLVLSLQLWMQGGYSLTQAAGLPQWQSEFLVSWIPRFGINVHLALDGLSLLMVVLTGLLGVMAVLCSWNEIEKWQGFFYLNLLWILGGVIGVFLAIDMFLFFFFWEMMLVPMYFLIALWGHKASDGKTRITAATKFFIYTQASGLVMLIAILALVFVHYNATGIWTFNYEDLLKTPMSHTVEYVLMLGFFIAFAVKMPVVPLHGWLPDAHSQAPTAGSVDLAGILLKTAAYGLLRFALPLFPHASAEFAPIAMWLGIIGIFYGAWMAFSQYDIKRLIAYTSISHMGFVLIAIYTGSQLAFQGAVVQMIAHGLSAAALFILCGQLYERLHTRDMRQMGGLWSRIKWLPGLSLFFAVANLGMPGTGNFVGEFMILTGSFRSVPVIIVIATFGLVFASVYSLVMMQRAYYGAPKSETPLRGMSPREFLMIMVLVVLLVLLGVYPQPILDTSHAAMSNIQQWYTASILTTRP; this is encoded by the coding sequence ATGTTATTACCCTGGCTTATACTCATCCCGTTCATCGGTGGCCTGCTATGCTGGCAGCTTGAGCGCATAAGCAGCAAACTGCCGCGCTGGATAGCGCTGATCTCGATGGGACTGACGCTGGTACTCTCGCTGCAGCTCTGGATGCAGGGAGGCTATTCGTTAACGCAGGCTGCGGGCCTGCCGCAGTGGCAATCGGAATTCCTCGTCTCCTGGATCCCGCGCTTCGGCATTAACGTGCATCTGGCGCTGGACGGTCTGTCGCTGTTAATGGTGGTGCTGACCGGCCTGCTCGGTGTGATGGCTGTGCTTTGCTCGTGGAATGAGATTGAAAAGTGGCAGGGCTTCTTCTACCTGAACCTGCTGTGGATCCTCGGCGGCGTGATTGGCGTGTTCCTTGCCATCGACATGTTCCTGTTCTTCTTCTTCTGGGAAATGATGCTGGTGCCGATGTACTTCCTGATCGCACTCTGGGGTCATAAGGCATCGGACGGTAAAACCCGTATTACCGCCGCAACCAAATTCTTTATTTATACCCAGGCCAGCGGTCTGGTGATGCTGATTGCCATTCTGGCGCTGGTCTTTGTGCACTACAACGCTACGGGCATCTGGACCTTCAACTACGAAGACCTGCTGAAAACGCCGATGTCGCACACCGTTGAATATGTGCTGATGCTCGGCTTCTTCATCGCCTTTGCGGTAAAAATGCCGGTAGTGCCGCTGCACGGCTGGCTGCCGGATGCGCACAGTCAGGCACCCACGGCGGGTTCGGTGGATCTGGCGGGTATTCTGCTGAAGACGGCGGCCTATGGTCTGCTGCGCTTCGCGCTGCCGCTGTTTCCACACGCCTCTGCGGAATTTGCCCCGATCGCCATGTGGCTCGGGATTATCGGCATCTTCTACGGCGCGTGGATGGCTTTCTCGCAGTACGATATTAAGCGCCTGATTGCCTATACCTCCATTTCGCATATGGGCTTCGTGCTGATTGCAATCTACACCGGCAGCCAGCTGGCGTTCCAGGGGGCGGTGGTGCAGATGATTGCTCACGGTCTCTCTGCTGCCGCGCTGTTTATCCTCTGCGGTCAGCTGTATGAGCGTCTGCATACCCGTGATATGCGCCAGATGGGCGGCCTGTGGTCACGCATCAAGTGGCTGCCGGGACTGTCGCTGTTCTTCGCCGTTGCCAACCTGGGGATGCCGGGGACCGGTAACTTTGTGGGTGAGTTTATGATCCTGACCGGCAGCTTCAGGTCCGTGCCGGTGATTATCGTCATCGCGACCTTTGGGCTGGTGTTCGCGTCCGTTTATTCACTGGTTATGATGCAGCGTGCTTACTACGGCGCACCCAAGTCTGAAACGCCGCTGCGCGGAATGTCGCCCAGAGAGTTTCTGATGATTATGGTGCTGGTGGTCCTGCTGGTGCTGCTGGGCGTTTACCCACAGCCGATTCTGGATACCTCTCATGCCGCTATGAGTAACATTCAGCAGTGGTATACCGCTTCAATTTTAACTACAAGGCCGTAA